A genomic window from Pseudomonas marvdashtae includes:
- a CDS encoding chaperone modulator CbpM codes for MNNPIVELNLVDFCEAAALQDIHVIEIVRHGILEPHGAAPTDWRFTDYELILAKRAAKLRRELELEWEGVALALDLLEEVQQLRSENRMLKQRLGRLVE; via the coding sequence ATGAACAACCCGATCGTTGAACTGAACCTGGTGGATTTCTGCGAGGCCGCTGCGTTGCAGGATATCCATGTCATCGAAATCGTCCGGCATGGCATCCTCGAGCCTCACGGTGCGGCACCGACGGACTGGCGCTTTACCGATTACGAACTGATCCTGGCCAAGCGTGCCGCCAAGTTGCGCCGCGAGTTGGAGCTGGAATGGGAAGGGGTCGCCCTGGCGCTGGACCTGCTGGAAGAGGTCCAGCAACTGCGAAGCGAAAACCGCATGCTCAAGCAGCGGCTGGGGCGGTTGGTGGAGTGA
- the ureC gene encoding urease subunit alpha → MKISRQAYADMFGPTVGDKVRLADTELWIEVEKDFTTYGEEVKFGGGKVIRDGMGQSQLLAAEVVDTLITNALIIDHWGIVKADVGLKDGRIAAIGKAGNPDIQPDVTIAIGASTEVIAGEGMILTAGGIDTHIHFICPQQIEEALMSGVTTMIGGGTGPATGTNATTCTSGPWHLARMLQAADAFAMNIGFTGKGNASLPEPLIEQVKAGAIGLKLHEDWGTTPAAIDNCLSVADQYDVQVAIHTDTLNESGFVETTLAAFKGRTIHTYHTEGAGGGHAPDIIKACGFPNVLPSSTNPTRPFTRNTIDEHLDMLMVCHHLDPSIAEDVAFAESRIRRETIAAEDILHDLGAFSMISSDSQAMGRVGEVITRTWQTADKMKKQRGALPGDGEGNDNFRIKRYIAKYTINPAITHGISHEVGSVEVGKWADLVLWRPAFFGVKPTLILKGGAIAASLMGDANASIPTPQPVHYRPMFASFGGSRHATSLTFISQAAAEAGLPEQLGLKKKIAVVKGCRDVQKTDLIHNDYLPNIDVDPQTYQVKADGVLLWCEPADVLPMAQRYFLF, encoded by the coding sequence ATGAAGATTTCGAGACAAGCCTACGCCGACATGTTCGGCCCCACCGTCGGCGACAAGGTCCGTCTGGCCGACACCGAGCTGTGGATCGAAGTGGAAAAGGACTTCACCACCTACGGCGAAGAAGTGAAGTTCGGCGGTGGCAAAGTGATTCGCGACGGCATGGGCCAGAGCCAGCTGCTGGCCGCCGAGGTCGTCGACACGCTGATCACCAACGCGCTGATCATTGATCACTGGGGCATCGTCAAGGCTGATGTCGGCCTCAAGGACGGGCGCATCGCCGCCATCGGCAAGGCCGGCAACCCGGACATCCAGCCCGATGTGACCATCGCCATCGGCGCCAGCACCGAAGTGATCGCCGGCGAAGGCATGATCCTCACGGCGGGGGGTATCGACACCCACATCCATTTCATCTGCCCGCAGCAGATCGAAGAGGCGCTGATGAGTGGCGTCACCACCATGATCGGCGGCGGCACGGGCCCGGCCACCGGGACCAACGCCACCACCTGCACCTCCGGCCCGTGGCATCTGGCGCGCATGCTCCAGGCCGCCGACGCGTTCGCGATGAACATCGGTTTCACCGGCAAGGGCAACGCCAGCTTGCCGGAACCATTGATCGAACAGGTCAAGGCCGGCGCCATCGGCCTCAAGCTGCACGAAGACTGGGGCACCACGCCGGCGGCCATCGACAACTGCCTGAGCGTCGCCGACCAATATGACGTACAGGTGGCGATCCACACCGACACCCTCAACGAATCCGGCTTCGTCGAAACCACCCTGGCCGCGTTCAAGGGCCGCACCATCCACACCTACCACACCGAAGGCGCCGGTGGCGGCCATGCGCCGGACATCATCAAGGCTTGCGGCTTCCCTAACGTGTTGCCCAGTTCGACCAACCCGACCCGGCCGTTCACCCGCAATACCATCGACGAGCACCTGGACATGTTGATGGTCTGCCATCACCTCGACCCGAGCATCGCCGAAGACGTGGCCTTCGCCGAAAGCCGCATCCGTCGCGAAACCATCGCCGCCGAAGACATCCTCCACGACCTCGGCGCCTTCTCGATGATCAGTTCCGACAGTCAGGCGATGGGCCGCGTCGGTGAAGTCATCACCCGCACCTGGCAGACCGCCGACAAGATGAAGAAGCAACGCGGCGCCCTGCCCGGCGATGGCGAAGGCAACGACAATTTCCGCATCAAGCGCTACATCGCCAAGTACACCATCAACCCAGCGATCACCCACGGCATCAGCCATGAAGTGGGCTCCGTCGAAGTCGGGAAATGGGCCGACCTGGTGCTTTGGCGCCCGGCGTTCTTTGGTGTCAAGCCGACGCTGATTCTCAAGGGCGGGGCGATTGCCGCCAGCCTGATGGGTGACGCCAACGCTTCGATTCCGACGCCGCAACCCGTGCACTACCGGCCGATGTTCGCCAGCTTTGGCGGCTCGCGGCATGCCACCAGCCTGACCTTCATCAGCCAGGCCGCCGCCGAGGCTGGGTTGCCGGAACAGCTAGGGCTGAAGAAGAAAATCGCCGTGGTAAAGGGTTGCCGCGATGTGCAGAAGACTGACCTGATCCACAACGACTACCTGCCGAACATCGATGTCGATCCGCAGACCTATCAGGTCAAGGCCGATGGGGTGTTGTTGTGGTGCGAGCCGGCTGATGTGCTGCCGATGGCGCAGCGGTATTTTCTGTTTTGA
- a CDS encoding urease subunit beta codes for MIPGQYQIAPGDIELNVGRRTLTLKVANSGDRPIQVGSHYHFFETNDALAFDRAASRGMRLNIPAGTAVRFEPGQSREVELVDLAGHRRVFGFAGRVMGDLD; via the coding sequence ATGATCCCAGGTCAGTACCAGATCGCGCCCGGCGACATCGAGCTCAACGTCGGCCGCCGCACCCTTACGCTGAAAGTCGCCAACAGCGGTGATCGGCCGATCCAGGTCGGCTCGCACTATCACTTTTTCGAAACCAACGACGCCCTGGCCTTCGACCGCGCCGCCAGCCGTGGCATGCGCCTGAACATCCCGGCCGGCACCGCCGTGCGTTTCGAGCCGGGCCAGAGCCGCGAGGTGGAGCTGGTGGATCTGGCCGGGCATCGCAGGGTGTTCGGGTTTGCCGGGCGGGTCATGGGCGACCTGGACTAA
- a CDS encoding GNAT family N-acetyltransferase: protein MNAAQLRRVHVESFAHYRQGLIDLLLDAVGYGASVGFMADLDADQARAYFDEVQASLDQGDLLLWVVVKDEQVQASVQLALCQKPNGLNRAEVQKLLVRGDARRRGLGQQLMNALELGARQHKRGLLYLDTEAGSEAEAFYRAMGYTRVGELPDYCQSPDGTYTPTAIYYKILGQPQ from the coding sequence ATGAACGCCGCCCAGTTGCGACGAGTCCACGTTGAAAGCTTCGCGCATTACCGCCAAGGCTTGATTGATCTGCTGCTCGACGCCGTGGGCTATGGCGCCAGTGTGGGGTTCATGGCCGACCTCGATGCCGACCAGGCCCGCGCCTATTTCGACGAGGTCCAGGCCAGCCTCGACCAGGGTGATCTGCTGCTTTGGGTGGTGGTCAAGGACGAGCAGGTGCAGGCCAGCGTCCAGCTCGCCCTGTGCCAGAAACCCAACGGCCTGAACCGCGCCGAAGTGCAAAAGCTGCTGGTACGTGGCGACGCCCGTCGCCGCGGCCTGGGCCAACAATTGATGAACGCCCTGGAGCTCGGTGCCCGCCAGCACAAGCGTGGCCTGCTGTACCTCGACACCGAGGCCGGTTCCGAGGCCGAGGCGTTCTACCGCGCCATGGGCTACACCCGCGTCGGTGAACTGCCCGACTACTGCCAGAGCCCAGACGGGACCTACACCCCGACCGCCATCTACTACAAAATTTTGGGGCAACCGCAATGA
- a CDS encoding GNAT family N-acetyltransferase: MTYHIRDAQPADLPAIRDIYNDAVLNTTAIWNEQAVDLGNRQAWFSARRAQGYPVLVVVDTEENVLGYASFGDWRPFDGFRHTVEHSVYVRHDQRGHGLGPLLMLALIERAKACGKHVMVAAIESGNAASIRLHERAGFTITGQMPQVGTKFGRWLDLTFMQLVLNPGAQPPAIDKE, from the coding sequence ATGACTTATCACATTCGTGACGCGCAACCTGCCGACCTGCCGGCAATCCGCGATATCTACAACGATGCCGTGCTCAACACCACGGCGATCTGGAACGAACAGGCCGTGGACCTGGGTAATCGCCAGGCCTGGTTCAGCGCCCGGCGAGCCCAGGGCTACCCTGTATTGGTGGTCGTCGATACCGAGGAAAACGTGCTCGGCTATGCCTCGTTCGGTGACTGGCGGCCCTTCGACGGTTTCCGCCACACCGTCGAGCATTCGGTCTACGTCCGCCACGATCAACGCGGTCATGGCCTCGGCCCATTATTGATGTTGGCCCTGATCGAACGCGCCAAGGCCTGCGGTAAACACGTGATGGTCGCCGCCATCGAGAGCGGCAACGCGGCCTCGATTCGCCTGCACGAACGCGCGGGTTTCACTATTACCGGGCAGATGCCCCAGGTGGGTACCAAGTTTGGCCGCTGGCTGGACCTGACCTTCATGCAGTTGGTCCTCAACCCCGGGGCCCAACCGCCCGCCATCGACAAGGAGTGA
- the ureA gene encoding urease subunit gamma gives MDLTPREKDKLLIFTAGLVAERRLARGVKLNYPEAMAYISAALLEGARDGRTVAELMHYGTTLLSREQVMEGIPEMIPEIQVEATFPDGTKLVTVHQPIA, from the coding sequence ATGGACCTGACCCCACGCGAAAAAGACAAGCTGCTGATCTTCACCGCCGGCCTGGTCGCCGAACGGCGCCTGGCCCGAGGTGTGAAGCTCAACTACCCGGAAGCCATGGCCTATATTTCCGCCGCGCTGCTCGAAGGCGCCCGTGACGGCCGGACCGTGGCTGAGCTGATGCATTACGGCACCACGCTGCTGAGCCGCGAGCAGGTGATGGAAGGCATCCCGGAAATGATCCCGGAGATCCAGGTCGAAGCGACGTTTCCCGACGGCACCAAACTGGTCACCGTCCACCAACCCATCGCCTGA
- a CDS encoding urease accessory protein UreD — protein MNLPVSPSALFTPSWHAELELGYARFGECTRPVQRRHIGPLRVQKHLYAEGPEVCQHIIVHPPGGIAGGDRLDISAHVGAGAWAQLTSPGAAKWYRAAGPAYQQLKLSVAPGATLEWLPQETIVFSAAQAELSTEIDLQGDARLFYWDMVALGRPASHERFDLGHFQSRLDIRRDGQLLWHERQRIVGDDGLLDSPIGLGGDPVFATLLVTGEIDGELLEQCRSLGHAVRGDLTQLPGLLVARCLASEALLARGWLIELWRLLRPALLGREAMPPRIWST, from the coding sequence ATGAATCTACCTGTCTCGCCCTCAGCCTTGTTCACCCCCAGCTGGCACGCCGAGCTGGAATTGGGCTATGCCCGATTCGGCGAGTGCACACGCCCGGTCCAGCGTCGCCACATCGGCCCGCTGCGGGTGCAAAAGCATTTGTATGCCGAGGGGCCCGAGGTGTGCCAGCACATCATCGTTCACCCGCCCGGCGGGATTGCCGGCGGCGATCGGCTGGACATCTCGGCCCACGTCGGCGCCGGTGCCTGGGCGCAACTGACGAGCCCCGGCGCGGCCAAGTGGTACCGCGCCGCCGGCCCGGCGTACCAGCAACTGAAGCTGAGCGTGGCGCCCGGCGCAACCCTGGAATGGCTGCCTCAGGAAACCATCGTGTTCAGCGCGGCCCAGGCGGAACTCAGCACCGAAATCGACCTGCAGGGTGACGCCCGGTTGTTCTACTGGGACATGGTTGCCCTCGGCCGGCCGGCCAGTCACGAGCGCTTCGATCTCGGGCATTTTCAATCGCGCCTGGACATCCGCCGCGACGGCCAGTTGTTGTGGCACGAGCGCCAGCGCATCGTCGGCGACGACGGCTTGCTCGACTCGCCCATCGGGCTGGGTGGCGATCCGGTATTTGCCACGTTATTAGTCACTGGCGAGATCGACGGCGAACTGCTGGAGCAATGCCGATCCCTGGGCCATGCCGTGCGCGGCGACCTGACGCAATTACCCGGCCTGCTCGTGGCTCGCTGCCTGGCGAGCGAGGCGCTGCTCGCGCGGGGATGGTTGATCGAATTGTGGCGTTTGCTCAGGCCAGCGCTGTTGGGAAGAGAGGCCATGCCGCCAAGAATCTGGAGTACCTGA
- the urtE gene encoding urea ABC transporter ATP-binding subunit UrtE, whose protein sequence is MLQVDKLHQYYGGSHILRGLSFDAKVGEVTCLLGRNGVGKTTLLKCLMGLLPAKEGAVNWEGKAITTFKPHQRVHAGIAYVPQGREIFGRLTVEENLLMGLSRFPGSEAKEVPAFIYELFPVLLQMKQRRGGDLSGGQQQQLAIGRALASRPRLLILDEPTEGIQPSVIKEIGVVIKKLAARGDMAILLVEQFYDFAAELADQYLVMSRGEIVQQGRGENMEAEGVRGLVTI, encoded by the coding sequence ATGCTGCAAGTCGACAAGCTGCACCAATACTACGGCGGTAGCCACATCCTGCGGGGCCTGTCGTTCGACGCCAAGGTCGGCGAGGTGACCTGCCTGTTGGGGCGCAACGGCGTGGGCAAGACCACCCTGCTCAAATGCCTGATGGGCCTGTTGCCGGCCAAGGAAGGCGCGGTGAATTGGGAAGGCAAGGCCATCACCACCTTCAAGCCGCACCAACGCGTCCACGCAGGCATTGCCTACGTGCCTCAGGGCCGGGAAATTTTCGGTCGGCTGACGGTGGAAGAAAACCTGCTGATGGGCCTGTCGCGCTTTCCCGGTTCAGAGGCCAAGGAAGTGCCTGCGTTCATCTACGAATTGTTCCCGGTACTGCTGCAAATGAAGCAACGCCGTGGCGGCGACTTGTCCGGCGGCCAGCAACAGCAGCTCGCCATTGGCCGGGCCTTGGCCAGCCGTCCGCGCCTGCTGATTCTCGACGAACCCACCGAAGGCATCCAGCCTTCGGTGATCAAGGAAATTGGCGTGGTGATCAAGAAACTCGCGGCCCGGGGCGACATGGCAATCCTGCTGGTGGAGCAGTTCTACGACTTCGCCGCCGAGCTGGCCGATCAATACCTGGTGATGTCCCGGGGCGAGATCGTGCAGCAAGGGCGCGGAGAAAATATGGAAGCCGAGGGTGTGCGCGGGCTGGTTACCATCTAG
- the urtD gene encoding urea ABC transporter ATP-binding protein UrtD, which translates to MRITPTADFMLEPILEPNKDQGSSRDAIGLGQAAGVGLNTRHGTILTLEDISVSFDGFKALNDLNLYIGVGELRCIIGPNGAGKTTLMDVITGKTRPSHGKAWFGETLDLTTMSEVQIAQAGIGRKFQKPTVFEALSVFENLELALKTDKSVWASLRAKLNGEQHDRISQVLETIRLTTSVNRAAGLLSHGQKQFLEIGMLLVQDPQLLLLDEPVAGMTDAETEFTAELFKSLAGKHSLMVVEHDMGFVGAIADHVTVLHQGSVLAEGSLEQVQADERVIEVYLGR; encoded by the coding sequence ATGAGAATCACCCCGACAGCCGATTTCATGCTCGAACCGATCCTTGAGCCCAACAAAGACCAAGGCAGCAGCCGCGACGCCATCGGCCTTGGCCAGGCGGCCGGCGTGGGCCTGAACACCCGCCACGGCACCATCCTGACCCTGGAAGACATCAGCGTCAGTTTCGATGGTTTCAAGGCCTTGAACGATTTGAACCTGTACATCGGCGTCGGCGAATTGCGCTGCATCATCGGCCCCAACGGTGCCGGCAAGACCACCCTGATGGACGTGATCACCGGCAAGACCCGCCCCAGCCATGGCAAGGCCTGGTTCGGCGAAACCCTCGACCTGACGACCATGAGCGAAGTGCAGATCGCCCAGGCCGGCATCGGGCGCAAGTTCCAGAAGCCCACGGTATTCGAAGCCCTGAGCGTGTTCGAGAACCTGGAGCTGGCGCTCAAGACCGACAAATCGGTGTGGGCCAGCCTGCGGGCAAAACTGAACGGCGAGCAGCACGACCGCATCAGCCAAGTGCTCGAGACCATTCGCCTCACCACCTCGGTCAATCGCGCCGCCGGTCTCTTGTCCCATGGCCAGAAACAATTCCTGGAGATCGGCATGCTGTTGGTCCAGGACCCGCAACTGCTGCTGCTCGACGAACCGGTGGCGGGCATGACCGACGCCGAGACCGAGTTTACCGCCGAGCTGTTCAAGTCCCTGGCGGGCAAGCATTCGCTGATGGTGGTGGAGCACGACATGGGCTTCGTCGGCGCGATTGCCGACCACGTCACCGTGCTGCACCAAGGCAGCGTGCTGGCCGAAGGGTCGCTGGAACAGGTGCAGGCCGATGAGCGAGTGATCGAGGTGTATCTCGGTCGCTGA
- the urtC gene encoding urea ABC transporter permease subunit UrtC translates to MNQPLMLTATQKAGPKVTLAVGALILAVLLSLPLLSLLAADNPLHVSAYTLTLVGKILCYAIVALALDLVWGYAGLLSLGHGLFFALGGYAMGMYLMRQAAGDGLPAFMTFLSWTELPWYWAGTDSFLWAMCLVVLAPGLLALVFGFFAFRSRIKGVYFSIMTQALTFAGMLLFFRNETGFGGNNGFTNFRSILGFGITEPGTRAVLFFATVLLLVASLFIGWRLARSKFGRVLTALRDAENRLMFCGYDPRGFKLFVWVLSAMLCGLAGALYVPQVGIINPSEMSPTNSIEAAVWVALGGRGTLIGPLLGAGVVNGMKSWFTVAFPEYWLFFLGALFIVVTLYLPKGVIGLLKKRGEQ, encoded by the coding sequence ATGAACCAGCCCCTGATGCTCACGGCCACGCAAAAGGCCGGCCCCAAAGTCACCCTCGCCGTCGGCGCGCTGATCCTCGCCGTGCTGCTGAGCCTGCCGTTGCTGTCGCTGTTGGCGGCGGACAACCCGCTGCACGTCTCGGCCTACACCTTGACCCTGGTGGGCAAGATTCTCTGCTACGCCATCGTCGCCCTGGCGCTGGACCTGGTCTGGGGCTACGCCGGCTTGCTCTCCCTCGGCCATGGCCTGTTCTTCGCCCTGGGCGGCTATGCCATGGGCATGTACCTGATGCGCCAAGCCGCTGGCGATGGCTTGCCGGCGTTCATGACTTTCCTGTCGTGGACTGAACTGCCCTGGTACTGGGCCGGCACCGACAGTTTCCTCTGGGCGATGTGCCTGGTGGTGCTGGCGCCGGGTTTGCTCGCGCTGGTGTTCGGCTTCTTCGCCTTCCGCTCGCGGATCAAGGGCGTGTATTTCTCGATCATGACCCAGGCCCTGACCTTCGCCGGGATGCTGCTGTTTTTCCGCAACGAAACCGGGTTTGGCGGCAACAACGGCTTCACCAATTTCCGCTCGATCCTAGGCTTTGGCATCACCGAGCCGGGCACCCGGGCGGTGCTGTTTTTTGCCACGGTGCTGTTGCTGGTGGCGAGCCTGTTCATCGGCTGGCGCCTGGCCCGCAGCAAGTTCGGTCGGGTATTGACCGCCCTGCGCGACGCGGAAAACCGCCTGATGTTCTGCGGCTACGATCCCCGTGGCTTCAAGCTGTTCGTCTGGGTGTTGAGCGCAATGTTGTGCGGCTTGGCGGGTGCGCTGTACGTGCCGCAGGTTGGCATCATCAACCCCAGCGAGATGTCGCCGACCAACTCCATCGAAGCCGCTGTGTGGGTCGCCCTTGGCGGGCGCGGCACGTTGATTGGGCCGTTGCTGGGCGCCGGTGTGGTGAACGGCATGAAGAGCTGGTTCACCGTGGCGTTTCCTGAATATTGGCTGTTCTTCCTCGGTGCATTGTTCATCGTCGTGACCCTGTATCTGCCTAAAGGTGTGATCGGCTTGCTGAAGAAGAGAGGCGAACAATGA